A genomic stretch from Falco cherrug isolate bFalChe1 chromosome 1, bFalChe1.pri, whole genome shotgun sequence includes:
- the LOC102046032 gene encoding C-C motif chemokine 4 homolog, with amino-acid sequence MRQKRGFSAPLACFSSSYHFSADMKVLVAALAVLIAIFCYQTSAAPIGSDPPTSCCFSYTARQLPRSFVVEYYETNSQCSQPAVVFVTKKGREVCANPDQEWVQQYMNELELN; translated from the exons ATGCGACAGAAAAGAGGCTTTTCAGCTCCACTTGCCTGCTTCAGCTCCAGCTACCACTTCTCAGCTGACATGAAGGTCCTTGTGGCTGCCCTCGCTGTTCTCATTGCCATCTTCTGCTATCAAACCTCTGCTGCACCAA TTGGCTCCGACCCACCGAcctcctgctgcttcagctACACCGCCCGGCAGCTGCCCCGCAGCTTCGTGGTGGAGTACTACGAGACCAACAGCCAGTGCTCCCAGCCGGCCGTTGT GTTTGTCACGAAGAAGGGCCGCGAGGTCTGTGCCAACCCCGACCAGGAGTGGGTCCAGCAGTACATGAACGAGCTGGAGCTGAACTGA
- the LOC102052376 gene encoding E3 ubiquitin-protein ligase TRIM39-like gives MALAGALERLQEEAICSICLEYMSEPVSIDCGHNFCRGCIAKHCQDKGLWADGPFSCPQCRASCHRSGFRPNRQLANIVESIRQLGLRGGPGQEPEPGTPLCAQHNERLKLFCEEDEQAICVVCRESLHHRLHTVYPIEEAVQVYKVKLQKSLEHLSKEVEDVRKRESVERMKTQECKETVKKERERIVSEFGKLHRLLADEEKLLLQKLEEEEKRILLLINENLARLVEQKCLLEELVLEIKEKTRQPADGLLKDMKSILSRCEGVKFQSLKAVPVTLRENYSIPEHCLSMRDMLKKFKVDVTLDPETAHPELTLSEDRKSVRRGSKKLLLSLFDNPKRFSTAPVVLGSQVFFSGRCYWEVQVGDKPEWGLGLCRESASRKGNVLFSPNNGYWVLHLQNGGNYEALTSPVSPLALSVRPRRIGIFLDYEAGEISFYNVSDRSHIYTFTDKFSGNLRPLFFLGAFLGGRNAEPLVISWVRDTQGTGCIIL, from the exons ATGGCGCTGGCGGGTGCCCTGGAGCGGCTGCAGGAGGAGGCCATCTGCTCCATCTGCCTGGAGTACATGAGCGAGCCCGTCAGCATCGACTGCGGGCACAACTTCTGCCGGGGCTGCATCGCCAAGCACTGCCAGGACAAGGGTCTCTGGGCCGACGGGCCCTTCTCCTGCCCGCAGTGCCGGGCCTCCTGCCACCGCAGCGGCTTCCGACCCAACAGGCAGCTGGCCAACATCGTGGAGAGCATCCggcagctggggctgcgggGTGGCCCAGGGCAGGAGCCGGAGCCGGGGACCCCGCTCTGCGCCCAGCACAACGAGCGCCTCAAGCTCTTCTGCGAGGAGGATGAGCAGGCCATCTGCGTGGTGTGCCGGGAGTCCCTGCACCACCGCCTGCACACCGTCTACCCCATCGAGGAGGCTGTGCAGGTGTACAAG GTCAAACTCCAGAAATCCCTGGAGCATCTTTCAAAGGAAGTGGAGGACGTGAGGAAGCGTGAGTCAGTGGAAAGGATGAAAACCCAGGAGTGCAAG GAGACGGTGAAGAAAGAGCGGGAGAGGATTGTGAGCGAATTTGGGAAGCTGCATCGGCTGCTGGCTGAcgaggagaagctgctgctccagaagctggaggaggaggagaagcggATTCTGCTGCTGATCAATGAAAACCTGGCCAGGCTGGTGGAGCAGAAGTGCTTGCTGGAAGAGCTGGTCCTGGAAATAAAGGAGAAGACCCGGCAGCCAGCCGACGGGCTGCTCAAG GACATGAAAAGCATCCTGAGCAG GTGCGAGGGGGTAAAGTTCCAGTCCCTCAAGGCTGTGCCTGTGACCCTGAGGGAAAACTACAGCATCCCCGAGCACTGCCTGAGCATGAGGGACATGCTGAAGAAGTTCAAAG TGGACGTGACTCTGGACCCTGAGACGGCGCACCCTGAGCTCACCCTGTCCGAGGACCGCAAGAGTGTGCGGCGCGGGAGCAAGAAACTGCTTCTGTCCCTCTTCGACAACCCCAAGAGGTTCAGTACTGCTCCGGTGGTGCTGGGGAGCCAAGTCTTCTTCTCAGGCCGCTGCTACTGGGAGGTGCAGGTGGGAGACAAGCCCGAGTGGGGCTTGGGGCTATGCAGGGAGTCTGCCAGCAGGAAAGGCAACGTCCTCTTCTCCCCAAACAACGGCTACTGGGTGCTGCATCTGCAAAATGGGGGCAACTATGAGGCCCTCACCTCACCTGTCTCCCCTCTGGCCCTGAGTGTGAGACCCCGGCGCATCGGGATCTTCCTGGACTACGAGGCAGGAGAAATCTCCTTTTACAATGTGAGCGACCGCTCCCACATTTACACCTTCACTGACAAGTTTTCGGGGAACCTCCGGCCTCTCTTTTTCCTGGGTGCCTTTCTGGGGGGCAGAAATGCAGAGCCCTTGGTGATCTCCTGGGTCAGGGACACGCAGGGGACTGGGTGCATCAtcctgtga
- the LOC114015966 gene encoding C-C motif chemokine 3-like 1 gives MQTSAPALAVLVAAVLYCQVSSSPLSVNFSGPCCIKYSTKAFPSSRVVMYEHTGSHCFQPAVIFTTVAGRRVCGNPDDKWVQDIVNYRKDKAGSS, from the exons ATGCAGACCTCCGCGCCCGCCCTCGCTGTACTTGTTGCAGCTGTCCTCTACTGCCAGGTCTCCTCTTCTCCAC TTTCTGTCAACTTTTCTGGTCCCTGCTGCATCAAATACAGCACCAAAGCGTTTCCCTCGAGCCGTGTGGTGATGTATGAGCACACGGGCAGCCACTGCTTCCAGCCAGCTGTGAT ATTTACCACAGTTGCAGGCAGGAGGGTCTGTGGCAATCCTGATGATAAGTGGGTCCAGGACATCGTGAATTACCGCAAGGACAAGGCAGGCAGTAGCTGA